The Aethina tumida isolate Nest 87 chromosome 5, icAetTumi1.1, whole genome shotgun sequence genomic sequence TTTAGGTTTACTTGagtgaaatttgttaaaatcggacaaaaaataaattttatggggaGGTGATGCTTTCAAATGAACTACTCTGGTATTATAAcaacagatttattaattttaaattaaattttaatatattataataaatcaattcattagtaagcataaaaaattattttaaaattcttattactttaattgtcATTACCTTGACTTAACAGAGAAAAGTAGTTGGGCAACCATTCTAgtcatacaaaaaataatctacagtatacttaaaattaagtaaaataaaaatactacttcataaactataaaattatatattacaataaattagaaaacagAGAAGATTGCTATTAAGGAAACagattcaaacaaaattttataaagtaaaatgatCTTAAATCTCcagtttttacaaaatttgtatagctcatataaagtataaatgaaattttagaatggttttattttacataacagACGTTGTATTTATGGGTTAAGTTAGGTACATCGTCCAGACAGTAAAATATATGTCTAGTCCAAAAAGTTTTTAAGTCTCCGTAGAATTTAGTTTGTTTCTTCTTTATATATGTTCTCCCTAACTTAAAAGTAGGATCTCAATTTATGTAAgagttgttttattaaattgttacttaatttttatgtgatatGCAAATTTAcaccttttaattaaattttactatcaatttattattaaattttttgaattatttaatataaaatgggcataaaattcagaaatttaattttatctgatttttttccaaaacataaaagataattaattattttctctgtttataatttataactggTAGTTTAACTttacttcttttttattttgttaccaGTGGTCaaatcagtttaaaaaatCTGCCTTTCAAAACTCTATCGTTTGTCCTGCTATATTGTTacacaataaaacaaactcataaattgtattagaaaatttagcaGCCCATTAACTTTGTCTCCTCTCCACAAGACTGTAAAATTGGCGGAATTTGCCAgcaaaaatcaaattgtacGCTCAGGTTCCCGACCGTAAAGTTAAACGTGAAAATCCACATTTCCGTATATGATATCGCAACAATATCCGATCTGAACCGTGTACAGTGTGCAACGTGTCGTAATTCTGTCTGGAAACGTGCACACAcacccacacacacacacaccgaGTCCCTCCAGATAGATTGATGGATGGAGCGAGAGGCATTTCCAGCTCAACTTACTGTTATTACGATTTACATAATAACTTAATTGCAAGAGATActtctgaataataaatatctctcGTTCTGGTTGGCCCCATCGTTTATGCAAATTTCTTCAGGTTCGAGTGTGTCGGTACACTTCGGGTGAATCGGAGTGCCACCGTGCAATTTTAATGTGCATGGAGGACCTGctgaattaattcaattttgggAGTGTATGTGTTATATTCacgtttgtttttgtttttgttttattctccATCGTCATACGCTCTTCTACGTGCCATAATATGCTTAACTCGAGCTCACCCCCACGTACGGAAATGGCTCAGATCCAAtcgaaaattacttttaaaatatgacacTTTATTGAAACGATGGGCTCATTCGACGGCGCAAACTTTTATCCGTAATGTAATTTCTGTATGACGTTGTCGATAAAGAGTCTACCCATTTAAAATTCGGCGTGCCTTTCGACTACAccaatttgtgttttattatgcCGAAACATGCACCGTTTCATCTTGCAATATTgatcttttaaaattgcatACAGATAATTTCATGTTCAGTGAAGGCGTACAAACAGATGCAAGTTACTGCAGCCATAATTCCAGAAAATGACTAATCGGCTCTACATAACTCGTATATGAGTTGTTTGCTGTGTTTCCTTACGTTACGGTGACATGTATCTGCCTCAAGCATTCATACAgctaaatatttacatgttgTGGAACATGCTCCATGGAATTTTCAGGGATATACTGACAATGTTATTAAACCAAGGAGGTTGTTGAGACAAGACGCAATTTTAAGGCCGgataaaaccaattaaaacCATATTAGTAAAATCACTTTCAAGCCGAAGAGACACTTAAGGAAAGGAACTAATTTttggtaatattattttcattttattcctGTTAGTTTggtacaatataattttaatgccgTTTTAAACAGAATCACGGGAAACATTGTAGTAATGACCAAATCCTTTGTCATACACGATTGGTAACATAGTGCGACAATGTCGTAGTAATTCGTCTCATCACCTAAATCCTATAACTCCCCACATTGTGCCCAGGTACGAGTTAAATTATACGACATACAATTGGCccagaaattataatatcgATTGTGATACCACTTGAAAATTAATGCCTACACATAATCATCGCAGGGAATCCTGATCAGCAGCTGCTAATCAGTCCGCGTTTAGACTGTATTAATTTTGAGACAGAAGACCATTGTGCTGTGTGAAACGCCGCTAGAACAGTTACTGGCGTATTGATGtaagatattatatataatggtGGAGAAAATGGAATATCCCAGTCTCGTCACTCCACATGCCTGGGTCTCATTGCCGCTGATACCACTAGATAATGATGTTTCTATAGAGCATAGAGCGATAATGACGATTCTGTTTCAGTAAATGTTAATTGAGTTTATTGTGGGATGTACTGCAACAATGAATTAAATGCAAAAACTTACATGATCCAATATTATACCagtaacatttacatttttttcagatAACTAACAACTGGAAGATGGGTCCAGAACTTTGTGATATGTGGACGTCTATAGACGTTTTATGTTGTACAGCATCAATCCTACACCTAGTGGCGATAGCAGTTGATAGGTAATCATTCCATTTCCGGTCTCATCctcagtaataaatttttgtgctACATTCACAGATATTGGGCTGTCACAAACGTTGACTACATCCACACAAGGAACGGTAACAGGATAGGCATAATGATTGTGGTAGTTTGGAGTATAGCCCTTGTTGTGTCTTTGGCACCACAAATACCGCAATTCAAAGACCCCGACTATATAAGCAGAATACAAGAGAAGCAACAATGCCTAGTCAGTCAAAACGTAAACTACCAAATATTCGCCACCAGTTCAACATTTTACGTCCCACTCCTGATGATATTTATTCTATACTGGAAGATTTTCAAGACGGCCAGAAAACGCATCAGAAGAAGGCGTGAAATGAAAGGACAAATATTGGAAAAGGTTGAGAAAACGAACAACAACAGCAGAGTTCCTAAAAGCTTTCTACTCAATCGTAAATTCCTCCGCATGAAGAAAACCCCTAGCAAAAAGTCTTCCGCCGCCGAGGCCCTGGTAAATTCATTGGTGATGATGGAGGGCCAATCGACGACGACAATGGAGATTGTCGAAGAAGAAAACGAGACTAGTCAAACAGGCCAAGAACCACAAGTGGAGACGACAGCCTTCACAATTTCCAAACCACAGACACCGGCTCTTCAAAACAGCAGCGAACTGCCCGTGATATCCAACAATGTGTCGCCGGAGAAATCATCCACAGGGACAACCAACAATGGCTCAGCAAGTCATCAGAGCCATATTAGGTGCGTAACTTGGTTCGAAGgtgattttttgtataaaatgcgTATTTTTACAGTGACATTAGTCGGGTCGAGATGCTCCACAAGGAGATACCGCCTTGTCCCGCGTCTGTGGACAAACTGCTGCCGTCCCGCCGCGAGAAAAAGGAAAGCCTCGAGGCGAAACGTGAACGTAAGGCGGCCAAGACTTTGGCCATCATCACTGGCGCCTTCGTGATGTGCTGGCTACCTTTCTTTATCCTCGCACTGGTCATGCCATTGTGCGGCGATTCTTGCGCCATAAGCGATTTCATAATGAGTTTTGCGTTGTGGTTAGGATACTTCAATTCCACGCTTAATCCGGTGATCTATACTATATTTAATCC encodes the following:
- the LOC109603405 gene encoding 5-hydroxytryptamine receptor-like encodes the protein MTPSNFAITTSDFPLLTTDNSTNIFMNCSEPDFLNCTINGTNATILEPAGELLSDIILMSVLSIVLGLMILITVIGNVFVIAAILLERNLQNVANYLIVSLAVADLMVACLVMPLGAVYVITNNWKMGPELCDMWTSIDVLCCTASILHLVAIAVDRYWAVTNVDYIHTRNGNRIGIMIVVVWSIALVVSLAPQIPQFKDPDYISRIQEKQQCLVSQNVNYQIFATSSTFYVPLLMIFILYWKIFKTARKRIRRRREMKGQILEKVEKTNNNSRVPKSFLLNRKFLRMKKTPSKKSSAAEALVNSLVMMEGQSTTTMEIVEEENETSQTGQEPQVETTAFTISKPQTPALQNSSELPVISNNVSPEKSSTGTTNNGSASHQSHISDISRVEMLHKEIPPCPASVDKLLPSRREKKESLEAKRERKAAKTLAIITGAFVMCWLPFFILALVMPLCGDSCAISDFIMSFALWLGYFNSTLNPVIYTIFNPEFRQAFKRMLCGGPRHGRNFRSGKIR